A single region of the Amia ocellicauda isolate fAmiCal2 chromosome 8, fAmiCal2.hap1, whole genome shotgun sequence genome encodes:
- the ubap1 gene encoding ubiquitin-associated protein 1 codes for MASRKSGSDFHNTGPFSYLDDVPFKISDKFRSPAKVGLPIGFCLPDCSQLSELEYDFSLERRTVRWAEELAGVRKAQERARLKAEAAQAKGEGAGQERRLNGDLSPSGDDPASSPPPPLPPAMNPVLAGLRHNAILTPLPAPSLRQREPSPPAPHYLNLADFECEEDPFDKLELKTLNDKEELRSILQLQAVTPPEPKLPLNKPGLLHKPNGLVALLQLDGPGGPLSSSPPLGSQGPLAAFPCNIRSLSFPKLSESEEKPPPCEDHRSYSAVASLGPVTQGLPNGTHTSQRGSVKSRPEGQEDLPGPQSCPQVPADPHNHTHNGAPTQPNTHTGPPPAVNTASSGPSGPPAPASVPAGHCGPLMALSQSERQCLETIVAMGYPWEGVIKAMQKQGQNMEQVLDYLFVHGRLCERGFDPRLVEECLEMYQCSEEKALEFLQLMSRFREMGFERDAIKEVLLVHNNDQDKALEDLMSRATAS; via the exons ATGGCTTCAAGGAAGTCTGGGTCAGATTTCCACAACACTG GACCTTTCAGTTATCTGGATGATGTTCCCTTTAAGATCAGCGACAAGTTCAGAAGCCCGGCTAAAGTAGGCCTGCCCATTGGCTTCTGTCTGCCAGACTGTTCACAGCTCTCTGAGTTAGAG TATGACTTCTCTCTGGAGCGGCGGACGGTGCGCTGGGCGGAGGAGTTGGCGGGGGTGCGGAAGGCCCAGGAGCGGGCGCGGCTGAAGGCAGAGGCTGCCCAGGcaaagggggagggggctgGTCAGGAGCGGCGCCTCAATGGGGATCTGTCCCCGTCCGGAGACGATCCAGCCTCCTCACCACCCCCTCCCCTGCCTCCCGCAATGAACCCCGTGCTGGCGGGCCTGAGGCACAATGCCATCCTGACGCCCCTGCCAGCACCCAGCCTGCGGCAGCGCGAGCCCAGCCCCCCGGCACCGCACTACCTCAACCTGGCTGATTTCGAGTGTGAGGAGGACCCCTTCGACAAGCTGGAGCTCAAGACGCTCAATGACAAAGAGGAGCTGCGCAGCATCCTGCAGCTTCAGGCCGTCACGCCGCCCGAGCCCAAGCTGCCTCTCAATAAACCCGGCCTGCTGCACAAACCCAATGGGCTGGTGGCCCTGCTGCAGCTGGATGGCCCCGGTGGTCCCCTGTCCTCCTCTCCCCCTCTGGGCTCCCAGGGTCCGCTAGCAGCCTTCCCCTGCAACATCCGTTCCCTGTCCTTCCCCAAGCTGTCCGAGTCGGAGGAGAAGCCGCCGCCGTGTGAGGACCACCGGAGCTACAGCGCTGTGGCCTCCCTGGGCCCTGTGACACAGGGCCTCCCCAATGGCACCCACACATCCCAGCGGGGCTCTGTCAAGAGTCGCCCCGAGGGGCAGGAGGATCTGCCTGGCCCCCAGTCCTGCCCCCAAGTTCCTGCTGACCcgcacaaccacacacacaatggaGCTCCCACACAG CCTAACACTCACACAGGGCCCCCCCCTGCGGTCAACACAGCCTCCTCCGGACCCTCGGGCCCCCCTGCTCCCGCCAGTGTGCCGGCAGGGCACTGTGGGCCACTGATGGCACTGTCGCAGAGTGAGCGCCAGTGCCTGGAGACCATCGTTGCCATGGGGTACCCGTGGGAGGGTGTCATCAAGGCCATGCAGAAACAGGGACAGAACATGGAGCAG GTCCTGGATTACCTGTTTGTGCATGGCCGCCTGTGTGAGCGGGGCTTTGACCCCCGTTTGGTGGAGGAGTGTCTGGAGATGTACCAGTGCTCTGAGGAGAAG